The proteins below are encoded in one region of Bacillota bacterium:
- a CDS encoding TM1812 family CRISPR-associated protein produces the protein MKLVATIGAGKYEVATYILQENSYETRYCPLAIAGLLRPSVVLLVMTEQAQAKHGEGLAQGLEELGVPFREVLIPNGATWEEMWEPFRILVEQVEPGDEVAFDITHGFRHLPLLSFQCYEVRLRHLRRGPGTEADIPVLLNLADVLRDSGGVDLAITRYREAEVLAKATSASNAVIAALEGRGWVLVQAEGTKKQGFASRRLSVATSCWVHPMSRLARSVYPAAACCLLWPLPA, from the coding sequence GTGAAACTGGTAGCCACCATCGGGGCGGGCAAATACGAAGTCGCTACATACATACTCCAGGAGAATTCGTACGAAACCAGATACTGCCCACTGGCCATAGCCGGACTGCTGCGGCCGTCCGTGGTCCTGCTGGTCATGACCGAGCAGGCGCAGGCCAAGCACGGGGAGGGTCTTGCCCAGGGGTTGGAGGAGCTCGGGGTTCCTTTCCGTGAGGTACTCATCCCGAACGGCGCCACATGGGAAGAGATGTGGGAGCCTTTCCGCATCCTGGTGGAGCAGGTGGAGCCGGGCGACGAGGTGGCGTTCGACATCACCCACGGATTCCGCCACTTACCGTTGTTGAGTTTCCAGTGTTACGAAGTACGACTGCGACACCTGCGACGAGGTCCTGGCACTGAGGCGGACATACCAGTTCTGCTGAACCTAGCTGACGTTTTGCGCGACTCAGGCGGAGTCGACCTGGCTATTACCCGCTACCGTGAGGCCGAAGTACTCGCCAAAGCGACTAGTGCTTCCAACGCGGTGATCGCTGCGCTCGAGGGGAGGGGGTGGGTGCTGGTTCAGGCAGAAGGTACGAAGAAGCAAGGGTTTGCTTCGAGGAGGCTATCAGTCGCTACGAGTTGCTGGGTTCATCCGATGAGCCGCTTAGCCCGGAGTGTTTACCCAGCCGCCGCCTGCTGCTTGCTTTGGCCGTTACCCGCATAG